In Halopseudomonas nanhaiensis, a single window of DNA contains:
- a CDS encoding DUF6482 family protein, producing the protein MKIKELIRQALARQISELELLSLEGGIYLVRARTQDRFHTLLDERGKPMHLRSATQLRDLLRDIPDSVPELRCVLVQHVVHDEMCGVRQGPVEPLRVPISLTSAW; encoded by the coding sequence ATGAAGATCAAGGAACTCATCCGCCAGGCCTTGGCAAGGCAGATATCGGAGCTGGAACTGTTGTCGCTCGAAGGGGGCATCTATCTAGTACGAGCGCGGACGCAGGACCGCTTTCATACCTTGCTCGATGAGCGTGGCAAGCCAATGCATCTACGTTCTGCTACCCAACTGCGCGATCTACTGAGGGACATTCCAGATTCTGTACCGGAGCTCCGCTGCGTACTGGTACAGCATGTGGTGCATGATGAGATGTGCGGTGTGCGGCAGGGTCCGGTCGAACCGTTACGTGTGCCTATATCGCTCACATCCGCGTGGTAG